The Sporocytophaga myxococcoides genome includes a window with the following:
- a CDS encoding lytic transglycosylase domain-containing protein yields the protein MNKSLTIGLTGILVCISGIGFYGTLAHKLEYIPEDQLRHQRKIKRIPEDMTFAGEMVHFKSPDAYLKYYRELKLNTQSNSSTRLLFRNVRIWLPEITRIVEAYGLHDDFKYLAVAESNLSNSVSPKGAAGFWQLTEPTALELGLIVNEEVDERYHPFRATKAACRFFKKSYKVFGNWTSVAASYNRGVGGLQRAFNNQSVNSYYDLALNDETSRYLFRVLAMKDLLNHPAKYGITVLRKQRPKMKLVRVDSSITNLDKFARLHKTDLVTLKEFNPWILGNKLTVSDKKMNFEVIIPLEATRIALKPQVDTNKLLIPDKDVDKLSNIMNGASIGEFEPDAFKNSY from the coding sequence TTGAATAAAAGCTTAACAATAGGACTTACAGGTATACTGGTATGTATTTCGGGAATAGGATTTTATGGCACTCTTGCTCATAAGCTGGAATACATACCGGAAGACCAACTCCGGCATCAGCGAAAAATCAAAAGAATACCTGAAGATATGACTTTTGCCGGGGAGATGGTACATTTTAAGTCCCCGGATGCCTATCTGAAATATTATAGAGAGCTTAAGCTTAACACACAAAGTAACTCCAGTACAAGGCTTCTATTCAGAAATGTAAGAATATGGCTCCCTGAAATCACAAGGATAGTGGAGGCTTATGGTCTTCATGACGATTTCAAATACCTTGCTGTTGCAGAAAGTAATTTGAGTAATTCAGTTTCTCCTAAAGGAGCAGCTGGCTTCTGGCAGCTTACCGAGCCTACTGCTCTTGAACTCGGCCTTATCGTAAATGAAGAGGTGGATGAGCGATATCATCCCTTCAGGGCTACCAAAGCAGCTTGTCGATTCTTTAAAAAATCATACAAAGTATTTGGAAACTGGACCTCAGTAGCGGCTTCCTATAACAGAGGAGTTGGGGGGTTACAAAGAGCATTTAATAATCAGAGCGTAAATTCTTACTATGATCTGGCATTGAATGATGAGACATCCAGATATCTCTTTCGTGTTTTAGCTATGAAAGATCTGCTTAATCATCCTGCTAAATACGGTATTACTGTTTTACGGAAGCAGAGACCAAAGATGAAACTCGTTAGAGTGGATTCTTCCATCACCAACCTTGACAAGTTTGCAAGATTACATAAAACAGACCTTGTTACATTAAAAGAATTCAATCCCTGGATTCTTGGTAATAAATTGACTGTCAGTGATAAAAAGATGAACTTTGAAGTAATCATTCCATTAGAAGCTACCCGTATAGCCCTGAAACCTCAGGTTGACACTAACAAGCTGCTTATTCCTGATAAAGATGTTGACAAACTTAGCAATATCATGAACGGAGCATCAATTGGTGAATTTGAACCAGACGCTTTTAAAAATTCCTATTAA
- the uvrA gene encoding excinuclease ABC subunit UvrA, whose protein sequence is MPVERVNEVKKSKETTFTDSTGFEYIEVFGAREHNLKNIDLSIPRNKLVVITGISGSGKSSLAFDTIYAEGQRRYMESFSTYARSFIGDMERPEVDKINGLSPVISIEQKTTSKNPRSTVGTVTEIYDFMRLLYARASDAFSYVTGNKMVRQSEDQILQHIIDNFNGQKLNILAPVVKGRKGHYRELFQEIRKMGFTKVRVDGELMELVPKMQVDRYKIHDIEIVIDRVLVREEDRFRISQSVKTAMTHGKGIIMLLQETKNAQAKFYSKYLMDPESGISYDEPAPNMFSFNSPYGACPVCNGLGQVEEITEDAVIPDTSLSISRGAIEPLGEYRDIWIFKQIEAILKKYQLNVSTPVSKIPREVLDVILYGTEEAVRMKASSGNVYNFKFDGIINFMKQQQEYGSEKTQDWLSDYTTVNACPECHGARLKKESLHFKINGKNISELARMDISTLDAWFTNLDKKLTSRQKQIAAEVVKEIKKRIGFLVDVGLDYLMLDRPMRTLSGGESQRIRLATQIGTQLVGVLYILDEPSIGLHQRDNVKLISALKNLRDIGNSVLVVEHDKDMMMECDYILDIGPGAGRHGGSVVASGTPDEFLKKDSLTAKYLKGKLNIEVPLKRRDGSGDYLKLLGAKGNNLKNVNLELPLGKMICITGVSGSGKSSLIHDTLFPILNKHFYNSRREPLTFKKVEGLEHLDKVIEVDQSPIGRTPRSNPATYTEVFTEIRNLFSQLPEAKIRGYKPGRFSFNVKGGRCETCEGAGLKVIEMDFLPDVHVFCETCKGKRYNRETLEVRYKGKSIADVLEMTVEQATEFFESIPKIHRKVQTLFEVGLGYITLGQHATTLSGGEAQRVKLATELSKKDTGKTLYILDEPTTGLHFEDIRHLLDVLNKLADKGNTVLIIEHNLDVIKVADYIIDLGPEGGAGGGEILVQGTPEVVAKDKRSYTAKFLKEELK, encoded by the coding sequence ATGCCAGTGGAGCGAGTTAACGAAGTGAAAAAATCTAAAGAAACAACTTTTACAGATTCTACGGGATTTGAATACATTGAAGTTTTTGGTGCAAGAGAACATAACCTGAAGAATATAGACCTTTCTATTCCGAGAAATAAGTTGGTAGTTATTACCGGAATAAGTGGAAGTGGTAAGTCAAGTCTTGCATTTGATACCATTTATGCCGAAGGTCAGAGAAGATATATGGAAAGCTTCTCCACCTATGCGAGATCTTTTATAGGTGATATGGAAAGACCTGAGGTTGATAAAATCAATGGCCTTAGCCCGGTTATTTCCATTGAGCAAAAGACTACTTCCAAAAACCCAAGATCAACTGTAGGCACAGTTACTGAGATATATGATTTTATGCGCTTGCTTTATGCAAGAGCATCTGATGCATTTTCATATGTTACAGGGAATAAAATGGTGCGTCAGTCGGAGGATCAGATACTTCAGCATATCATAGACAATTTTAATGGTCAGAAGCTGAATATCCTGGCTCCTGTGGTTAAAGGAAGAAAAGGCCACTACAGGGAACTTTTTCAGGAAATCAGAAAAATGGGCTTTACCAAAGTCAGAGTCGATGGAGAACTAATGGAGCTGGTTCCTAAAATGCAGGTAGACCGCTATAAGATTCATGACATAGAAATTGTAATTGACAGGGTTCTTGTAAGGGAAGAGGACAGGTTCAGAATTTCTCAGTCTGTCAAAACAGCAATGACACATGGAAAGGGTATAATTATGCTCTTGCAAGAAACTAAAAATGCTCAGGCAAAATTCTATTCCAAATACCTGATGGATCCGGAGTCTGGTATCTCTTATGATGAACCTGCTCCGAACATGTTTTCCTTTAATAGTCCATATGGAGCTTGCCCTGTCTGTAATGGATTAGGTCAGGTAGAAGAAATAACTGAAGATGCCGTAATACCTGACACTTCCCTTAGCATAAGCAGAGGCGCAATTGAGCCGCTTGGAGAATACCGTGATATTTGGATCTTCAAGCAGATTGAAGCTATTCTGAAAAAATACCAGCTGAATGTAAGCACTCCGGTTTCAAAAATTCCAAGAGAGGTATTGGATGTCATTTTATATGGAACCGAAGAGGCAGTACGGATGAAAGCTTCATCGGGTAACGTTTACAATTTTAAGTTTGATGGGATCATCAACTTTATGAAGCAACAGCAGGAGTATGGTTCTGAAAAGACACAGGACTGGCTGAGTGATTATACAACTGTCAATGCTTGTCCGGAGTGCCATGGCGCCAGGCTAAAGAAAGAATCGCTTCATTTCAAAATTAACGGTAAGAATATTTCAGAACTTGCAAGAATGGACATTTCCACTCTTGATGCCTGGTTTACCAATCTTGATAAAAAACTTACCTCAAGACAAAAGCAAATTGCGGCTGAGGTAGTAAAAGAGATTAAAAAGAGAATAGGATTTCTTGTAGATGTAGGTTTGGATTATCTGATGTTGGATAGACCTATGAGAACACTTTCAGGCGGAGAATCCCAAAGAATCAGACTTGCGACGCAGATCGGTACTCAACTTGTAGGAGTGCTTTATATTTTGGATGAGCCGAGTATAGGGCTTCATCAGCGAGATAATGTGAAGTTGATAAGTGCATTAAAAAATCTGAGGGATATTGGAAATTCTGTTCTTGTGGTAGAGCACGACAAGGATATGATGATGGAATGCGATTACATCCTGGATATAGGTCCTGGTGCAGGTCGTCACGGAGGAAGTGTAGTAGCTTCAGGAACACCAGATGAATTCCTTAAGAAAGACAGCTTAACAGCTAAGTATTTAAAAGGAAAATTAAATATTGAAGTCCCTTTGAAAAGAAGAGATGGTTCGGGTGATTACCTGAAATTGCTTGGCGCAAAAGGGAATAACCTGAAGAATGTAAACCTGGAACTTCCTTTGGGAAAGATGATCTGTATCACAGGCGTTTCAGGAAGTGGGAAATCTTCACTGATTCATGATACATTATTCCCTATATTGAACAAACATTTTTACAATTCAAGAAGGGAACCACTAACCTTTAAAAAGGTCGAAGGGCTAGAACATCTTGATAAAGTTATTGAAGTTGATCAATCACCGATTGGAAGAACCCCAAGATCTAACCCCGCAACTTATACTGAAGTATTCACCGAAATCAGAAATCTTTTCTCTCAGCTTCCGGAAGCTAAAATCAGAGGATATAAACCCGGTCGCTTTTCTTTCAATGTAAAGGGCGGGCGTTGTGAAACATGCGAAGGAGCAGGGTTAAAAGTAATTGAGATGGACTTCCTTCCGGATGTTCATGTTTTCTGTGAAACCTGTAAGGGAAAGAGATACAACAGAGAAACCCTGGAGGTCAGGTACAAAGGAAAATCCATTGCGGATGTTCTTGAAATGACTGTGGAGCAGGCTACTGAATTTTTTGAAAGTATTCCGAAAATTCATCGAAAAGTACAGACCCTGTTTGAAGTTGGTCTCGGATATATCACCCTCGGGCAGCACGCCACTACCTTATCAGGTGGAGAAGCGCAAAGAGTTAAACTGGCTACAGAGCTTTCAAAAAAGGATACAGGTAAAACATTATATATTCTTGATGAGCCTACTACAGGTCTTCATTTCGAAGACATAAGACATTTACTGGATGTGCTTAATAAACTTGCTGACAAAGGAAATACTGTTCTTATTATTGAACATAATCTTGATGTGATTAAAGTAGCGGATTACATTATTGATCTTGGTCCTGAAGGAGGAGCGGGGGGAGGAGAAATCTTAGTACAGGGAACTCCGGAAGTCGTAGCAAAGGATAAAAGAAGCTATACTGCGAAATTTTTAAAGGAAGAACTTAAATAG
- a CDS encoding NAD(P)/FAD-dependent oxidoreductase — protein MDFIQQPEKGKGDPSEKGIQFMNIPNSTKPRLVVIGGGFGGIELIKELKHSGKFQIVLLDRHNYHTFQPLLYQVATAGLEPDSIASPLRKVFKGYDDFYFRLTEVEKINPEKNCIETSIGHLKYDFLVIATGSKTNYYGMEDFKALAMPMKKVSEALDLRSRILQNYEKALLIDDPKEFSSTVDIVIVGGGPTGVELAGALSELRKYVLPKDIPELDFSKMAIHLVEAGPRLLFGMSDNAGKKALKYLEELGIKVHLNTAVKSFDGFNLKLHNGSEILSETVIWAAGVTGNSLEGLNPDSIKAGRYVVDGYNRIVGYDNIFAIGDVALMIGENTPKGYPMLAQVAIQQGKLTAANLKTVLKGGILKPFVYNDKGSMATVGRNKAVVDLKNFKFSGIFAWFVWMFVHLLFLIGFRNKVTTFVNWIWNYFTFDRATRLIIRPWSRSACVREFKEEKAYVENQRGKS, from the coding sequence ATGGACTTTATTCAACAGCCGGAGAAAGGTAAGGGTGATCCTTCTGAAAAAGGGATTCAATTTATGAACATTCCAAATTCTACCAAACCCAGACTTGTAGTAATAGGAGGAGGTTTCGGCGGAATCGAGCTTATCAAGGAGCTGAAGCATTCAGGAAAGTTCCAGATAGTACTTCTGGACAGACATAACTATCACACCTTTCAGCCATTGTTATATCAGGTGGCTACTGCAGGCCTTGAACCGGATTCTATTGCTTCACCATTAAGGAAAGTATTTAAAGGTTATGACGATTTCTATTTCAGACTTACAGAAGTGGAGAAAATTAATCCTGAAAAGAATTGCATTGAAACATCTATAGGTCATCTTAAATATGATTTTCTGGTTATAGCAACCGGATCAAAGACTAATTACTATGGAATGGAGGACTTTAAAGCCCTGGCAATGCCTATGAAAAAAGTTTCGGAAGCTCTTGACCTGAGAAGTAGAATCCTCCAAAACTATGAGAAAGCATTGCTGATCGATGATCCTAAGGAATTTAGCAGCACTGTCGATATAGTCATCGTTGGTGGCGGACCCACGGGCGTTGAATTGGCTGGAGCACTTTCTGAACTGAGAAAGTATGTATTACCGAAAGATATTCCTGAACTTGATTTCTCTAAGATGGCAATTCACCTTGTAGAGGCTGGTCCGAGACTGTTGTTTGGAATGTCAGATAATGCTGGCAAAAAGGCTTTGAAATATCTGGAAGAATTGGGCATTAAAGTACATTTAAATACTGCGGTAAAATCTTTTGACGGGTTTAATTTAAAACTCCATAATGGCTCAGAAATCCTTTCTGAGACTGTCATTTGGGCTGCGGGAGTTACAGGAAATAGTCTTGAGGGTTTAAATCCAGATTCTATAAAAGCAGGTCGCTATGTTGTAGATGGTTACAATAGAATTGTAGGATATGATAATATATTTGCAATCGGAGATGTGGCCTTGATGATCGGTGAAAATACTCCAAAAGGATATCCTATGCTCGCTCAGGTTGCCATTCAGCAAGGCAAGTTGACAGCTGCTAACCTGAAGACTGTTTTAAAAGGGGGCATTTTAAAACCATTTGTTTACAACGATAAGGGCAGTATGGCTACTGTGGGTAGAAATAAAGCAGTAGTGGATCTTAAAAATTTTAAATTCTCAGGGATATTTGCATGGTTTGTCTGGATGTTTGTGCACTTACTTTTTCTGATTGGTTTCAGAAATAAGGTAACAACATTTGTAAACTGGATCTGGAACTATTTTACTTTTGACAGGGCTACAAGATTGATTATAAGACCATGGTCAAGGTCTGCCTGTGTAAGGGAATTTAAGGAAGAAAAAGCATATGTTGAAAATCAAAGAGGCAAAAGTTAG
- a CDS encoding winged helix-turn-helix domain-containing protein, whose product MKILLVEDEIKVASFIKKGLEEQLHEVTVAYDGYTGKQMALANTYEMFILDINLPQINGVQLCKDLRAANIQAPVLILTALGTTDNKVTGLDAGADDYLVKPFEFPELLARLRALSRRTTLQNSGGTKYKIADLEMDTDTKTVIRSGKKIDLTAKEFSLLEYLLKNKGRVISRVDIAEKVWEISFDTGTNVIDVYINFLRKKIDKDFSPKLIHTLVGMGYVIKVED is encoded by the coding sequence ATGAAAATACTTTTGGTTGAAGATGAAATAAAAGTTGCATCCTTTATCAAAAAGGGGCTTGAAGAGCAGTTGCACGAAGTAACAGTTGCATATGACGGATATACAGGTAAGCAGATGGCTTTAGCTAATACTTATGAAATGTTTATTCTGGATATCAATTTACCTCAGATTAATGGTGTTCAACTTTGCAAAGATCTCAGAGCAGCTAATATCCAGGCGCCTGTTTTAATCCTCACTGCTTTGGGCACTACTGATAATAAAGTCACAGGATTAGATGCCGGTGCAGATGACTATCTGGTAAAACCTTTTGAATTTCCTGAGTTACTGGCGCGTCTCAGAGCACTTTCAAGAAGAACTACTTTACAAAATTCAGGCGGAACAAAATATAAAATTGCTGATCTGGAAATGGATACTGATACCAAAACCGTTATCAGATCCGGAAAGAAAATTGATTTAACAGCTAAAGAATTTTCTTTGCTCGAATACCTTTTGAAGAATAAGGGAAGGGTTATTTCCAGAGTAGACATCGCCGAAAAAGTATGGGAAATTTCATTTGATACCGGTACCAATGTAATCGATGTTTATATCAATTTTTTAAGAAAAAAAATAGACAAGGACTTTTCTCCTAAGCTTATTCATACGCTGGTAGGTATGGGTTATGTAATAAAAGTGGAAGATTAA
- a CDS encoding sensor histidine kinase translates to MKIRSKLTLKFTGIVALVLLIFSIAVFYLSEINRYNVFEDRLEERALNTARMYLEVDEIDERLLKILRRNHLKSLPSEFVRIYDKNYNPVFLDDTINYPLDKNWLSKIQEEGSLSYEDGIRQIVGVFYSDNQGDFFIVASAIDWYGHKKLKNLEVVLTVGYFISLIIVYFLGQIFAREALKPIQKVVSQVQKISASSLHLRVDEGNGKDEISDLAITFNTMFTRIETAFDLQKTFVSNASHELRTPLTTITGEISVALMKDRTVEEYKEILKSSLEEAKELTKLINDLLELAQTGIDTNSVLMGNLDLSETIRKATDEVLRRNPDAALCLNMAKTYPNGPVVFGNEKLLLTCFLNIIGNALKFSEGKEVVIDFSFNDHEASIAITDKGFGISEEELKNIFVPFYRAERSGSLQGHGIGLPLTKKIVNIHRGRIEVQSIPDRGTTFNIFFPVLFI, encoded by the coding sequence ATGAAGATAAGAAGTAAACTGACTTTAAAGTTTACAGGTATTGTTGCATTGGTTTTGCTTATTTTCAGTATAGCTGTATTTTATCTTTCTGAAATCAACAGGTACAATGTTTTTGAAGATCGCCTTGAAGAAAGAGCGCTTAATACTGCAAGGATGTATCTTGAAGTCGATGAAATAGATGAAAGATTATTAAAGATCCTGAGAAGAAACCATCTTAAATCCCTTCCTTCAGAATTTGTAAGGATATATGATAAAAATTATAATCCTGTTTTTCTAGATGACACTATAAATTATCCTCTGGATAAGAACTGGTTAAGCAAGATTCAGGAAGAAGGGAGTTTAAGTTATGAAGATGGAATCAGACAAATAGTAGGAGTTTTTTATTCTGACAATCAGGGAGATTTTTTTATCGTTGCAAGTGCGATTGATTGGTATGGCCATAAAAAACTAAAGAACCTTGAGGTAGTACTCACTGTCGGATATTTCATATCACTCATTATTGTTTATTTCTTAGGACAGATTTTTGCAAGGGAAGCATTAAAGCCTATTCAGAAAGTTGTTAGCCAGGTGCAAAAAATATCGGCATCCAGTCTTCACCTGAGAGTCGATGAAGGAAATGGCAAAGATGAAATATCTGATCTTGCAATCACCTTCAATACCATGTTTACAAGGATTGAAACAGCTTTTGATTTGCAAAAAACTTTTGTGTCCAATGCCTCGCATGAATTACGAACTCCACTTACTACTATTACCGGAGAAATCAGCGTGGCTTTAATGAAAGACAGAACTGTAGAGGAATATAAAGAGATCTTAAAGTCTTCGCTGGAGGAAGCAAAAGAGCTAACCAAGCTTATTAATGATCTCTTGGAATTGGCTCAGACAGGCATTGATACAAATTCTGTGCTTATGGGAAATCTCGACCTAAGCGAAACGATCAGGAAAGCTACGGATGAGGTTTTAAGAAGAAATCCTGATGCTGCGTTGTGCCTAAATATGGCTAAAACATATCCCAATGGACCAGTTGTATTTGGTAATGAAAAACTCCTGCTAACGTGTTTTCTGAATATAATTGGAAATGCGCTTAAGTTTTCTGAAGGTAAAGAAGTTGTAATCGATTTTTCTTTTAATGATCATGAAGCCTCTATTGCTATTACAGATAAAGGATTTGGAATTAGTGAGGAGGAATTAAAGAATATTTTTGTACCATTTTATAGGGCAGAAAGATCAGGAAGTTTGCAAGGCCATGGAATCGGACTGCCACTTACAAAGAAAATTGTTAATATCCATAGAGGAAGGATAGAGGTTCAGTCAATCCCAGATAGGGGAACAACCTTCAACATATTTTTTCCGGTTTTATTTATTTAA
- a CDS encoding TolC family protein: MKWLLSILLSIELLVGADVFGQNQVFSDTVKITVAEADKRFLEKNLLLLASRYDIDAAKAQVLQARLWENPSVYYEQNVYNPQSKKYFDASKSGEFILEASQLIMLAGKRNKRIKLGNTNAEIAEYQFFDLLRTLKYELRTNLIELYFLQQSYYMFQDEIRTMRNTVKLYQTQYEKGNIPLKEIIRLKAFLFNMENESKDLLSQITLRQTTLHVLLNDKSRSFFSPVLDKKEIDSLNVREVNLQSLIDSANVNRYDLKAYRSSQKYEEQNLAYQKALAVPDLRFGGVFDRNGNYIPNYYAVSIAMDLPLLNRNQGNIEIAKKKFERSKVLTEEYENRVEAEVAGALSRSIEYNDLYSNFDNKFTGEFDRLIGGILINYEKRNITLIEFIDFYEAYKASVIQMNQLQINRLNAFEELNFSVGKPVIKY, from the coding sequence ATGAAATGGTTATTAAGCATACTTCTAAGCATTGAGCTATTAGTTGGTGCAGATGTTTTTGGACAAAATCAGGTATTTTCAGATACTGTTAAAATCACTGTTGCGGAAGCGGATAAAAGGTTCCTGGAGAAAAATCTATTATTGTTAGCATCCAGATATGATATAGATGCTGCTAAAGCTCAGGTTCTTCAGGCGCGATTGTGGGAAAATCCTTCTGTATATTATGAACAAAACGTTTATAATCCTCAATCAAAAAAATATTTTGACGCATCAAAAAGTGGCGAATTTATTCTTGAGGCATCTCAGCTTATAATGTTGGCAGGAAAGAGAAATAAAAGAATTAAGCTTGGCAATACCAATGCTGAAATTGCAGAATACCAGTTTTTCGATCTCCTTCGTACTCTTAAGTATGAATTAAGAACAAACCTGATAGAGCTTTATTTTCTTCAGCAATCTTATTATATGTTCCAAGATGAGATACGTACGATGAGAAATACTGTAAAGCTTTATCAGACACAATATGAAAAGGGTAATATACCTTTGAAAGAAATCATTCGTCTTAAGGCATTCCTTTTTAACATGGAAAATGAAAGCAAGGATCTGCTTTCCCAGATTACATTAAGGCAGACTACACTGCATGTCCTTTTGAACGACAAGTCCAGGTCCTTTTTTTCTCCTGTACTGGATAAGAAAGAGATCGATAGTCTAAATGTGAGAGAAGTGAACCTTCAATCCCTTATAGATTCAGCTAATGTAAACAGGTATGATCTGAAAGCGTATAGATCTTCGCAAAAATATGAAGAGCAAAACCTAGCTTACCAAAAAGCTCTTGCAGTTCCAGACCTTAGATTTGGTGGGGTCTTTGACAGAAATGGTAATTATATTCCAAATTATTATGCTGTGTCTATAGCAATGGATCTTCCATTGCTTAACAGAAATCAGGGCAATATAGAAATAGCCAAAAAGAAATTTGAAAGAAGTAAGGTGCTAACAGAGGAATATGAAAACAGGGTAGAGGCAGAGGTAGCTGGAGCATTAAGCAGATCAATTGAGTACAATGACCTCTATTCAAATTTTGATAATAAGTTTACCGGTGAATTTGACAGACTTATTGGAGGTATTCTTATAAACTATGAAAAGCGAAATATAACGTTAATTGAATTCATAGACTTTTACGAAGCATACAAAGCTTCTGTAATTCAAATGAACCAATTGCAGATCAACAGATTGAATGCATTTGAAGAGCTTAATTTTTCAGTAGGAAAGCCTGTCATTAAATATTGA
- a CDS encoding efflux RND transporter periplasmic adaptor subunit, with the protein MKKIYFIIVSAVLAVSCSKKQVEVHEEKFCLSDTMSRVISIDTVKRQKLATELILSGKVTANEDKVVKVFPLVGGNIEDLRVELGDYVEKGQTLAIIQSSEIADFEKQLISAESNLSVAQKSFSVTQDMYKAGLASEKEMVMDRKELEKAESELKRIKEVFRIYGVQGNSVYTMKAPISGFIIEKNVTENMQFRTESANNFFTISGLDEIWVIANVYETDINKVKIGYDAEIKVLPYPDKVFKGKIDKIFNVLDPATRVMKVRVKMNNKGYELKPEMYAHVIVRYEEGDHSMIAVPSESIVFDKNRNFVMVYTDKCSIETREVEIQQRLNTITYIKSGLKEGERIISNHQLLVYNALNN; encoded by the coding sequence ATGAAAAAGATATATTTTATAATCGTCTCTGCTGTTTTAGCAGTGAGTTGTTCTAAAAAACAAGTTGAAGTACATGAAGAAAAGTTTTGCCTGAGCGATACTATGAGTCGAGTTATATCCATTGATACAGTTAAAAGGCAAAAATTAGCAACTGAACTGATCTTGTCAGGAAAAGTAACTGCAAATGAAGACAAAGTAGTTAAAGTGTTTCCTTTAGTTGGGGGTAACATTGAAGACCTAAGGGTTGAATTGGGAGATTATGTAGAGAAAGGACAAACATTGGCAATCATTCAGAGTAGCGAAATCGCAGATTTTGAAAAGCAGTTAATTTCGGCTGAATCAAATCTTTCTGTAGCACAGAAAAGCTTTTCTGTAACCCAGGACATGTACAAAGCTGGTCTGGCTTCTGAGAAAGAAATGGTTATGGACAGGAAAGAACTTGAAAAGGCCGAAAGTGAATTGAAGAGAATCAAAGAGGTTTTTAGAATTTACGGTGTACAGGGTAATTCTGTATATACAATGAAAGCTCCTATTTCTGGATTCATTATTGAAAAGAATGTTACTGAAAATATGCAGTTCAGAACTGAAAGCGCAAATAACTTCTTCACCATTTCCGGGCTTGATGAAATCTGGGTCATCGCTAATGTTTATGAAACGGATATCAATAAGGTAAAGATTGGTTATGACGCGGAGATAAAAGTACTGCCCTATCCTGATAAAGTATTCAAAGGGAAGATAGATAAGATCTTTAATGTTCTGGATCCTGCTACACGTGTGATGAAAGTACGTGTTAAGATGAATAACAAAGGTTATGAATTGAAACCTGAAATGTATGCACATGTGATTGTACGGTATGAAGAAGGAGATCATTCCATGATTGCAGTTCCATCTGAAAGCATTGTTTTTGACAAAAACAGAAATTTTGTAATGGTCTATACTGACAAGTGTTCTATTGAAACCAGAGAGGTTGAGATTCAACAAAGGTTAAATACGATTACTTACATCAAAAGCGGCCTGAAAGAAGGTGAGAGGATCATCTCAAATCATCAGTTATTGGTTTATAATGCGCTTAATAACTAA